One segment of Carassius auratus strain Wakin chromosome 2, ASM336829v1, whole genome shotgun sequence DNA contains the following:
- the LOC113111816 gene encoding ras-related protein Rab-11B-like: MANRDDEYDFLFKVVLIGDSGVGKSNLLSRFTRNEFNLESKSTIGVEFATRSIQVDGKTIKAQIWDTAGQERYRAITSAYYRGAVGALLVYDIAKHLTYENVERWLKELRDHADNNIVIMLVGNKSDLRHLRAVPTDEARAFAEKNNLSFIETSALDSTNVEEAFKNILTEIYRIVSQKQIAERSAHDESPGNNVVDISVPPTTDGQKGIKLQCCQNL, translated from the exons ATGGCCAACAGGGATGATGAATACGATTTTTTGTTCAAAG TTGTTCTCATCGGAGATTCGGGCGTGGGGAAGAGTAACCTGCTGTCACGCTTCACAAGGAATGAGTTTAATCTGGAGAGCAAGAGCACGATCGGAGTGGAGTTCGCCACCAGGAGCATCCAGGTGGACGGCAAGACCATAAAAGCTCAGATCTGGGATACGGCTGGACAGGAGCGCTACAGGGCCATCACTTCTGC GTATTATCGTGGCGCGGTCGGCGCGCTGCTCGTGTACGACATCGCCAAACATCTGACCTATGAGAACGTGGAGCGCTGGCTGAAAGAGCTGCGAGATCACGCCGACAACAACATCGTCATCATGCTGGTGGGGAATAAGAGCGACCTGCGGCACCTGAGAGCCGTTCCCACCGACGAGGCGCGCGCTTTCGCAG AGAAAAATAACCTGTCATTCATCGAGACGTCCGCTCTGGACTCGACTAACGTGGAGGAGGCCTTCAAGAACATCCTGACAG AAATTTATCGCATTGTATCACAGAAGCAAATCGCTGAGCGATCGGCTCATGACGAGTCGCCAGGAAACAACGTAGTGGACATCAGTGTCCCGCCGACGACAGACGGACAGAAGGGCATCAAACTGCAGTGCTGCCAAAACCTGTAA